The genomic DNA AATTAGGGTGCCCAGGACGGAGCAGCGTCAAGCCTCTACTGTGCTTGAGCAGATGGCCTACGTTGGCAGCGTGCCCGTTTTAGCTAAAACTATGGAAGCGATGCATATGGAGTATAACAGTACGATTCAGGCAGAGCTAAGAGGGCAGGCAGCAGCAGAAGAAATGGCCAGAAGAGGACAGCCCCCTGGTGGCACCCTAAACCAACAGCCTGGTGGCCCCAAACCTTTTTAGGAAATCGACTTTTGTAGTAATTATATGAGAGATCTTATGTAATGGTCTTGAGACGGGTGCCCTGTATGGGTACTAACCTGAACCTTACCTTCATGATTTATAAGAGCTCTCAAAGCATACTTTTTGTCAGGGTAAAGTCTCGTGCCATACTGCAAAAAGACAGTAGATTGACTATCTCCACCATCTGACTGGTCAATAAAGCGATGTTTCTTATATGCGCGCAAGGCCTGCAATAATATATAGTCTGAAAAACTGAGCATGTTTTCTCCCTCAACTGCCCCATACATGTCTTCAAAATTAAACTTCATTTTTTGGGCGTTAGGCACAATCTTATTTTCACCTGAATTCTTTGTTAGTTTGTGGCCAACAACTGTGCCGTTATCGATATTCTGACCTCCTGTACTACGCTTATTCAACAATTCGTTAGGGAAATAATCAAGAATATCTATACCCTCTAATGAAATTATCCCACCTATGTGTCTAAAAGCATTGTTGACTCGTTTAACTAAATCAATTGGCCCAAAACCATCAACGAAGTTTATGGCTACTACTGGCTCAATACGCGTATACTTGTCTGCCTTGCTCGAAAATAGATCGTGAATCTGAGTTAGAATCTTCATGTAGTTTCGCTCTCGTTCTGCGGGGGGCATAAGTCCCGCTATAGTATAAACATTAACTATATTTCTTGCTTCGTCTGCAGGTTCTAATATGCCCGGGAAGGATTTCGGGTATCCAGCTTTATGCTGTGGTGGTAGCTTAGTTTCAGGGGTCAGAACTTTGCTTAGAACTATAGGGTTAGACATGATGATATTTTAGCATGAATGGTAATATTGTCAATATTAGTGTACGAGTTGATTCTTGCGTGCACTCGTCTACACCTCACTAGAACCTTGTGTCTCTTGCCATACGCCTTGTACAATTAGCTTATGGCTACTTATAAGGTGATCCAGGATATTGAGGCTGAGGATAAGTTAGTTGGCCCGCTGAGTTTGAAGCAATTTATCTTTGCCTTGATAGCAATTTTCCTTGGATTTTTGATATTTAAGTTGGCAATCGCGGAAGTCTTGGGCCTACTGCGTTGGCTATTTATAACTCTGCTGTTGCCGCCAACCTTACTTTTTGCGGTGCTGGCAGCTCCAATTGGTGGCGACCAATCGACCGAATTATGGCTATTAGCTAGGATAAGATTTATGCTAAAACCTCGAAAGCGGATATGGAACCAGGCTGGGCCAAAACAGCTGGTCACTATAACCGCACCAAAAAAGCTTGAAAGACGGCTTACAAAAAACTTTAGCCAAGACGAAGCCAGAAGCCGGCTAGGAGCTTTGGCTAATGTTATGGACAGCCGCGGCTGGGCAGTTAAGAACGTAAATGTTAATCTAAATGTAATGCAGAATGACGGTTATACCAGTGAAGATGACGACAGGCTGACTCCCGCCCTAGCAGTACCACAACAGGTGGAAATGGCCGACATATCTGCTGCCGACGACATCCTTGATGAATCAAACAACTCTACTGCGCAACATTTTGACGAACTGATCGATGAGAGTGAGCGGGAGCACCGCGATTTGCTACAAGAACAAATTGACCGCGCTCGATATGAAAAGCAGACAACCTCGTTGCCAGAGCCAAACGTACCAGAATCTGTCAACATGTGGTTCGAGGGTAAGGGCAGACAGCCAAACGTCGATCAAGGAACTAGCGAAAGGGTGGCAGTACCAAATGCACACCCTAAAGAAGAAGAGACCTTAGAGTATGC from Candidatus Saccharibacteria bacterium includes the following:
- a CDS encoding PrgI family protein, with translation MATYKVIQDIEAEDKLVGPLSLKQFIFALIAIFLGFLIFKLAIAEVLGLLRWLFITLLLPPTLLFAVLAAPIGGDQSTELWLLARIRFMLKPRKRIWNQAGPKQLVTITAPKKLERRLTKNFSQDEARSRLGALANVMDSRGWAVKNVNVNLNVMQNDGYTSEDDDRLTPALAVPQQVEMADISAADDILDESNNSTAQHFDELIDESEREHRDLLQEQIDRARYEKQTTSLPEPNVPESVNMWFEGKGRQPNVDQGTSERVAVPNAHPKEEETLEYADLPDVNYVHGGGGQTITPGTASVSSIAAAGSTSTTNDAADPSSLDEKELLEKVRQKQTQSSQANTFGHLKRLKPLQGSGGDREQKEGNEEREVGDGEEQDKQKQDSPKSPNPVIINMSKDNDKTVSTLARQARENKTGDGEVVFHIDH